One genomic region from Homo sapiens chromosome 4 genomic patch of type NOVEL, GRCh38.p14 PATCHES HSCHR4_9_CTG12 encodes:
- the PRR27 gene encoding proline-rich protein 27 precursor has translation MKLLLWACIVCVAFARKRRFPFIGEDDNDDGHPLHPSLNIPYGIRNLPPPLYYRPVNTVPSYPGNTYTDTGLPSYPWILTSPGFPYVYHIRGFPLATQLNVPPLPPRGFPFVPPSRFFSAAAAPAAPPIAAEPAAAAPLTATPVAAEPAAGAPVAAEPAAEAPVGAEPAAEAPVAAEPAAEAPVGVEPAAEEPSPAEPATAKPAAPEPHPSPSLEQANQ, from the exons ATGAAGCTTCTCCTTTGGGCCTGCATTGTATGTGTTGCTTTTGCAAGGAAG agacgGTTCCCCTTCATTGGTgag GATGACAATGACGATGGTCACCCACTTCATCCATCTCTGAATATTCCTTATGGCATACGGAATTTACCACCTCCTCTTTATTATCGCCCAGTGAATACAGTCCCCAGTTACCCTGGGAATACTTACACTGACACAGGGTTACCTTCGTATCCCTGGATTCTAACTTCTCCTGGATTCCCCTATGTCTATCACATCCGTGGTTTTCCCTTAGCTACTCAGTTGAAtgttcctcctctccctcctaggGGTTTCCCGTTTGTCCCTCCTTCAAGGTTTTTTTCAGCAGCTGCAGCACCCGCTGCCCCACCTATTGCAGCTGAGCCTGCTGCAGCTGCACCTCTTACAGCCACACCTGTAGCAGCTGAGCCTGCTGCAGGGGCCCCTGTTGCAGCtgagcctgctgcagaggcaccTGTTGGAGCtgagcctgctgcagaggcaccTGTTGCAGCtgagcctgctgcagaggcaccTGTTGGAGTGGAGCCAGCTGCAGAGGAACCTTCACCAGCTGAGCCTGCTACAGCCAAGCCTGCTGCCCCAGAACCtcacccttctccctctcttgAACAG